Proteins from a genomic interval of Watersipora subatra chromosome 10, tzWatSuba1.1, whole genome shotgun sequence:
- the LOC137406689 gene encoding uncharacterized protein, with amino-acid sequence MPIAHLNIRGLVRKVDELKYHVVKHSLKIIHISEAFLKPNLSSNLLYIPNFSTIRRDRAVKHGGGVLTYIHSTLNHTVLTNLDDILPESLTTEISQPSAKPFITSVVYRPPNSPASWLHQFALYFTKCKEICDKIIILGDFNIDLNTSNEKWTNLINQIGLLQLIQSPTKIQAHSKSLIDHIYETNPSNIHHHGIMDIGLSGHNMVYARRKLRVASQTTKRRTKITYYDWKNLSTQSFQRDINFASWREVYEANSSELMLDKINTKLQSIVDSHLKLKTRYVKSKVLPVWLDHEVQQSIQRWNFLKKAQRWAEYKHQRNFLTNLEQKKKKQYVDNLVSQSDTKQTKHLWNVLCNTQLSSTIPNIPQSLTDPCTSSLTKVANSLNHHFVNIAQSTKIHSS; translated from the coding sequence ATGCCTATTGCGCATCTAAATATCAGAGGCCTGGTTAGAAAAGTTGATGAACTTAAATACCATGTAGTCAAACATAGTTtaaaaattatacatatttCCGAAGCATTTTTGAAACCTAACTTGAGCTCAAACTTGCTATATATTCCAAACTTTAGTACTATTCGTAGAGACAGAGCTGTAAAACATGGTGGTGGTGTTTTGACCTATATTCATTCAACTCTTAATCATACAGTCTTAACTAATCTTGACGATATTCTTCCTGAATCATTAACCACAGAAATATCCCAACCTTCAGCCAAACCTTTTATCACCTCAGTTGTCTACAGACCTCCTAATTCCCCGGCCAGTTGGTTACACCAATTCGCCTTATACTTTACaaaatgtaaagaaatttgtgacaaaattatTATTCTAGGAGACTTCAACATTGATCTAAACACATCAAATGAAAAATGGACGAACCTAATTAATCAAATTGGTCTTCTACAACTTATCCAATCCCCTACTAAGATTCAAGCCCACTCAAAGTCACTAATTGATCACATTTATGAGACCAATCCAAGTAACATCCACCACCACGGTATCATGGATATTGGCTTAAGTGGTCATAACATGGTGTACGCAAGACGCAAATTAAGGGTCGCGTCACAAACCACAAAACGCCGCACCAAAATCACATACTATGACTGGAAAAACCTTTCGACCCAATCATTCCAAAGAGACATTAATTTTGCTTCCTGGAGGGAAGTTTATGAAGCCAACTCTTCAGAGCTTATGCTGGATAAAATCAATACGAAATTACAGTCAATAGTTGATAGTCATCTTAAACTAAAGACAAGATATGTTAAATCAAAAGTACTGCCAGTTTGGTTGGATCATGAAGTCCAACAAAGCATCCAACGTTGGAACTTTCTAAAAAAAGCTCAACGCTGGGCTGAATATAAACATCAGAGAAATTTCCTCACCAACCTTGAACAGAAAAAGAAGAAACAATATGTTGACAATCTTGTATCTCAATCTGACACCAAACAAACTAAACATCTATGGAATGTACTTTGCAACACTCAGCTATCCTCAACTATTCCGAACATACCACAGTCTCTGACCGATCCTTGCACCTCGTCACTCACAAAAGTAGCGAACTCGCTTAATCATCACTTTGTTAATATAGCTCAATCAACAAAAATTCACTCCTCATAA